AGAGCTGCTGATTAGGGTAAGCAATTATAGACTTGATGAAGGATAAGAAGAAAGACAGCAAAGGCTACTACAATGTGAAAATCTGTGATAAGGCACCCGTGTCAGGCAATCTAGAATATGTGAATCTCTATCTGAAATCACACAGAGAATTCATCAATTAGTCTTCACTTATCTCTCTCTCCTAGATCATTACCatcagcataaaaaaaaaaaagtgttgtaaATTCCTCCACTTTAAAGAAAACTCCCCCAATTCCTAATCTCCATTTCTGCTGCACCTCCATGTTTTCTCCCCTTTGCTAAAGAACTCCTAAAAGAAGCATCTAAACTCAATGCCTCATGGTTTCATCTCTCTGACACCAATCGGCACAAGGCTCTCACTCCTACCACtctaaagaaatttcttttcatGAGCTCACCAATGATCCTCACGTAGTAAATCCAATCTCAGAACTCTTACCATCATGCCCACTGTCAGCATCTGACAGGAAATTAATCCctccttaaaataatttcttcatttatcttcCAGGATACCACCAGCTCCTGGTTAATTCCTACCTCTGTAACTAtactttctcagtctcctttgaTGGTTTTTCCTCTCAATTTCTTAATGCTGGAATTAGCTCAGCTTTAAAAAACCCTTCTATATCCATGGTCACTTCCCTAGAACCATTTTTATGCTGACATTACCCATGTTTATGGCTCCAGCACAGACCTCTCCAATGAACTACTGATGCACCAAGAAATACTAATCAACATCTTTATTTGGTTATCTAACTGGCATCTCAAATTAAATATTGCCAGAATCAAATTTTTCATTCTCCCTCTAAAACTTAATCTTTCCAGTCTTACCTCAAATTTAATTGATGGCAATTCCATTTGTCCAGTTGCATGAGTCAAAAACCTATGTCATTCCTGGTTTTCTCTTTAGCTCACACCCTACATCTGATTCCTTAGCAAGTCCTATGACCTCTATTTTAAAAGCATGtccatggaaaaaagaaaagaaaaaaaataaaaataaaaataaaagcatgtccAGAATCACATTAGTACAAAAGATTCTGCTACCTCCTTAGACCAAGCCACCATCATCTTTTGCCTGCATTACTGAAATAACCTCCTTATTGATCCTCTTGTTTCTATCCTTGTCCCTCTAGTTGCAGCCAGAATGATCTTATTTAACATaagtgaattttgaaaaatttacaaATGATATGCCTGGAACTTAAAAATCCAGAGGGAAAGTAAAAGGTAGGAAAGATTACAGATGAAACAAGATTGGCCAAGAGTTAATTACTGAAGCTGGGGAATTAATACTGGATAAAATGATACTCATCTCTACTTTTATGTTATTTCCAACTTTCTGCAATAGAAGGTTAAATAATAAAAAGGTCATATCATTCCTCTGCTCACAATCCTCCAATGGCATCCAtaccaataaaaacaaaagccaaggtTCCTACTCAGTGGCCTCAATAAGGCTCTACACAACCTGATTCCCATTACTTctatgatttatttcacttgCTGCTGCTacaaagtcatttcagttgtgaccaactctttgcaaccttaaggactgtagcccatcaggctcctctgtccatgggatttcccaggcaagaacactggagtgggttgccacgccctcctccaggggaatctccccaacccagggaccaaacccacctCTGCTgcatagtaggcagattctttcttgctgagccaccagagaagcccacttcACGTGCTACTGTCCCAGTGACTCTGCCAGACATCTGGATCTCAATGCTGGTCCTGGAGTGTTCCAGGAATGCACCTACTTCAAGGTCTTCTTACTTGCTGATCCTTCTGCATGATCTTTCCCCAAATATCCTTCTAGGTCACTACTTAAAAATCACTTTCGTAAAGCCTTCCCTGTGCTTCCCCCTCCCTACCTCCATTCAAAAATGTATACATGTTCATACCTGCTCCTTGCATTACCTATTCCCCTTTTcgtgctttatttttctccatagtacTTATCATCATCCAATAACTATGTATTAGGCAAGTCAAGATGGCgaagtagaaggacatgcactcatcttctgcaagaactccaaaattacaactcactgctgaacaaatGTTGACAGGCGAATGCTGGTTCCCACCAAAAagacaccccacatccaagggcaaaggagaagccctagcaagatggttcagttcagttcagtcactcagtcgtgtccaactctttgtgaccccatgaatcacagcacgccaggcctccctgtccatcaccaactcccggagtttactcaaacccatgtccattgagtcggtgatgccatccagccatttcatcctctgccatccccttctcctcctgcccccaatccctcccagcatcgggatcttttccaatgagtcaactcttcccatgaggtagccaaagtactggagtttcagcttcagcatcagtccttccaatgaacactcaggactgatctccttgaggatggactggttggatctccttgcagtccaagggactctcaagagtcttctctaacaccacagttcaaaagcatcaatttttcggcactcagcttNNNNNNNNNNNNNNNNNNNNNNNNNNNNNNNNNNNNNNNNNNNNNNNNNNNNNNNNNNNNNNNNNNNNNNNNNNNNNNNNNNNNNNNNNNNNNNNNNNNNcctcctgccctcaatctttcccagcatcagggtcctttcaaatgagtcagctcttcgcatcaggtggccaaagtattggagtttcagcttcaacatcagtccttccaatgaacacccaggactgatctccttgaggatggactggttggatctccttgcagtccaagggactctcaagagtcttctccaacaccacagttcaaaaacatcaatttttcggcactcagctttcttcacagtccaactctcacatccatacatgactactggaaaaaccatagctttgactagacagacctttgttggcaaagtaatgtctctgctttttaatatgctgtctaggttggtcataactttcctcccaaggagtaagcgtcttttaatttcatggctgcagtcactatatgcagtgattttggagcccagaaaaataaagtctgacactgtttccactgtttccccatctatttcccatgaagtgatgggaccagatgccatgatcttagttttctgaatgttaagctttaagccaactttttcactctcctctttcactttcatcaagaggctttttagttcatcttcactttctgccataagggttaggaggggcaaaatcatgtttagaatcaaatcccataccaaccagagacacttggagggATCAAACacaccttgtgtgcaccaggacccagagaccccacagagattgAGCCAGAAtagtgtctgagtgtctcctgtggaggtatgggtcagcagtggcctgccgcaagGACAGGGGCTCTGAGTGCAGCAGATCTGGGTATGCCATAAACCttcttggaggtcaccattaatccaccatagagccaccagaacttacgtagaactggggaaacagactcttggagggcacaaacaaaaccttgtgtgcaccaggacccaagagaaaggagcagtgacccaacaagaaactgacccagacttgcccgtgagtgtccaggagtctctggcggaggcgTGGGTCTGTGGTGTCTGCTGTGGGGTCAGGGACACCGAGTGCAGCATTGCGttcatgggaccttttgaaggaagtcaccactatcttcattacctccaccatagtttgccCTCAGGGCAAATggtagggagggaacacagcccatcaatagaaaattggattaaagatttactgagcattgtCCCAGGGCTtgtcccacccatcagaacaagaaccagtttccccctcagtcagtctctgccatcaggaagtttccataagccttttgtccttatccatcagagggcaacagaatgaaaaccacaatcaaagaaaactaaccaaactgatctggaccacagccttgtctaaatcAAGGAAACTATGACCCAGGcagtgtagggccacctaagatggacgggtcatggtgaagagttccaACAAAacacggtccactggagaagggaagcccatgaacagtatgaaaaggcaaaaagataagacattgaaagatgaattccccaggtgggtaggtgcccagtatgctaccggagatcagtggagaaataactccagaaagaatgaagagacggagccaaagaaaaaacaatacacccagttgtggatgtgactggtgatggaagtaaagtcctatgttgtaaagagcaatactgcataggaacctggaatgttaggtctacgaatcaaggcaaactggaagtggtcaaacatgagatggcaagagtgaacattgacatttgaggaatcagtgaactaaaatggactggaatgggtgaatttaactcagatgactattctatctactactgtgggcaaaaatcccttataagaaatggagtagccctcatagtcaacaaaagagtgcaaaatgcagtacttgggcacAATCTCAaagacaacagaatgatctctttttgtttgcaaggcaaaccattcaatatcacagtaatccaagtctatgcccagaccagtaatgctgaagaagctgaagttgaatggttctatgaaaaccttcAAGATCTTCTGGAATTAACACCAAAAGAGACGTcgttttcattataggagactggaatgcaaaagtaggaagtcaagagatacctggaataaaaggcaaatttggccttggattacaaaatgcaacagggcaaaggctaacagagttttgccaagagaaaacaTTGGTcttagaaaacaccctcttccaacaacacaagagaagattctacacatggacaacaccagagggtcaatactgaaatcagattgattatatcctttgcagcgaaagatagagaagctctacacagtcagcaaaaacaagacccagaacTGACCATGGCCCAGGTCATGACCGCCttagtgccaaattcagacttaaattgaagaaggtagagaaaaacaccagaccattcaggtatgaccaaatcATAccattataaagtgaaagtgacaaatagattcaagggattatatctgatagacagagtacctgaagaactatggacagaggttcgtgacactgtataggaggcagtgatcaagaccattactaagaaaaagaaatgcgaaaaggcaaaatggttgtctcaggaggctttagaaatagctgagaaaagaagaaaagctaaaggcaaaggagaaaaggaaagatacacccatttgaatgcagagtcccaaagaaaaacaaggcgataagaaagccttccttagtgatcaatgcaaagaaatagaggaaaacaatagaatgggaaagacagtgacctcttcaagaaaattagataccaagggaacattttcatgcaaagatgagcacaataaaggacagaaatggtgtggccctaacagaagcagaagatactaagaagaggaagcaagaatacacagaagaactatacaaaaaagaccttcatgacccagataaccacgatggtgtgctcactcacctaaagtcagacatcctaaaatgtgaagtcaagagggccttagaaagcgtaactaagaacaaagctagtggaggtgatggaattccagctgagctacttcaaatcctaaaagatgatgctgtgaaagtgctacactcaatatgccagcaaatctggaaaatgcagcagtgaccacaggactggaaaaggtcagttttcattccaatcccaaagaaaggcaatgccaaagaatgttcaaactaccacacaactgcactcatctcacacactagcaaagtaatgctcaaaattcaccaagccaggcttcaatagtacgtgacccgagaacttccagatgttcaagctggatttagaaaaggcagaggaaccagagatcaaattgctaatatccattggatcatcgagaaagcaagagagttccagaaagacatctatttctgctttattggctttgctaaagcctttgactctgtggattacAACatactgtgtaaaattcttcaagagacaggaataccagaccacctgacctgcctcctgagaaatctgtatgcaggtcaagaagtaacagttagaactggacatggaacaacagactgcttccaaatcaggaaaggaatacatcaaggctgtatactgtcaccctgcttatttaacttgtatgcagagtgcatcagGCGAAATGCCAGgctcaatgaagcacaagctggaatcaagattggcaggagaattatcaataacctcagatatgcagatggcaccaatcttatggcagaaaagtgaagaaaaactaaatggcctcttgatgaaagtgaaagaggagagtgaaaaagttggcttaaaactcaccattcaaaaaactaaaattatggcatctggtcccatcacttcatggcaaatggatgtggaaacagtggaaacagtgagagattttattttggggggctccaaaatcactgcagatggtcactgcagccatgaaattaagacgcttgctccttggaagaaaagctatgaccaacctaaatagtgtattaaaaagcagagacattactttaccaagaaaggtctgtctgttcaaagctatggtttttccagtagtcatgtatggatatgagagttagactataaagaaagctgagtgctgaagaactgatgcttttgaactgtggtgctagagaagactcttgagagtcccttggactgcaaggagatccaacctgtccatcctaaaggaaatcagtcctgaatattcattggaaggactgaagctaaagctgaCACTcgaatactttggtcacctgatgagaagaactgactcactagaaaagaccctgatgctgggaaagaatgaaggtggaaggagaaggggacgacagaggatgagatggttagatggcttcactgacttgatggacatgagtttgagtaagctacgGGAGTTCgtgatagacaaggaagcctggcgtgctacagtccacgggctcgcaaagagtcagacatgactgatcaactgaactgaactgaactgaatatactaGACTGTTGACTCTGAAGAACACAAAAGATATAGGCATCAGCTCTCTGAGTAATCGAAAATCTGTGCATAACTTATAGTCAGCCTTCCATATCCATAATTCTGCATCTGTGTATTCAACCAAAGTCAGTCAGGTAGTACTTCAGCATTTACTAAAGAAAAAGATCCCCATATAAGCCGATACACACAGTTCAATCCCATGTTGCTCAAGAGTCAACTGAATATTTTACTCACTTCACCTGTCTCTGCTAACAAGTTATATGAAGGCAGGaacttgtctgttttgttcattgctatATCCTAGGCACTTAGAACAATTCAGCATATAGCTGATGCTCAATAACTATTAGGTGAATTCAAGAACACCATGTTTCTTGAATCTAAAACTCAATTTGGTAGACTATCGATAATATCGAGTAGTATTTTGCTTCATGGTTACCAaatgtgaatatataaaaaataagctaTTTCCTTACCTATTTCACCGTGCTTTGTAATGGGACCTGCATGGATTTTCAATATATCTAACCTTGCTTGTTCGTTTGGTAAATCAAtatctgaaaataagaaaattataaaaaattctaTTACAGTCAGGttttttctttgtgaaatagAGTAGGGCATGAGGAGGAGGTTTGGGatagagaaatagacatagacAAAGACAAATGGACAGCAGGCGAAGAAATTTAACTCACGTATTTTTCTATCTAATCTGCCTGGACGAAGCAAAGCAGGATCCAGTGTATCTGGTCTGTTGGTAGCCATGATCATTTTAACTCTATGCAGAGTATCAAATCCATCCATTTGATTCAGTAGCTAAGAATGTATTTGTGAATATAAATCAAaggtacattttataaaatagccCAACCATTAAAAAACTCAGACACAACTTTTATATGCCTAAAGCTATGAAATGTATTGCTTACAGATAGATATATGATGTGCAGAATGATCATttgatggaatatttttttcttacataaagGGATATATTTTTCATGCTAAAAGTTCCAAGATAGATTTTTTAACTATATACCtttctacatatatatacctTTCTACTTTCTATTAGACTAGGTCTAATAAATCTGAAGGCATCCATCTAAGCAAAACTTATGAAACTAAACTATGTGGATCTGATTTCCAATGTTCGAATTTTTTGATagaattagttttaaaataaaaataataactaacatttcaAGTGCTTATAGTATGTCAgatataaaatttacattaaCATAACCGGACACAATGATTGTCTACAAATCTGATAACAAATCcattaaatatcttttcaaataattctaTTATACATAGAAATACTGAGACACCTAACATATTTCCTTCGATTTCTAAAGCTTTCTTGAGTAAATGCTGGAAAATCTAACTGCATTCAACAACATCTTTAAAACAAAGCTAATCTAACAATATGTCTATTTCTTCATGTCAACATGTCTAACATTCCCAAAATGTTAACTAAATAGCATATCAGCTACATCAATAAAACTAGCATGTGctgctttaaaaataactcaaTTCAAGGCTTCTAAACGACCCTACAACTAATTTTGAAATACTGTGTATTTTCTGAGCAGAccagaaaaatttataaaaaacagttttcaaataCCCCCACTGAGACAGAAACTGACAATGTGTTACCTATGCTACCTATCTATTTATAGAAGTtggaaaatgtgtttaaaatctTGCCATCACTTTCACAGAACTTAGAGTGGGAAAAAGCTTTAATATACATTTCAATATCCCAGCATCCATCTTCAATAATCAAAACAATTTTAGCTTTCTTTTGTTGTCAACAATAGAGGAAAGTATCACTAATTTTCAGAATAGCCTAATACATAATCACAACTCCTTTGTTACcagttttaatatatttgtcacttgtaaaatatctcaataaaactaataCAAGTCACATTCACAACACAAGTAGAatatacaatttaaatatttaaatggtcAGTCTGCTCAAAATACAGAACAGTAGAGCAgtaaatcaaatgaaaatttgtGGATATCCCTATTGTTTTCTAGGACTCATTTTCTTACTAGAGACTGTGCCAGACAAAAGTGCTCATTCCTGTCAATATTATCGAATTTCATACATAAATGCATTCTTCATTTAAACCATTGAACATATTTTGACTTTCAAATATCCAATGTatacttattcattttataaatactgACTTTCTTCTAAACCACTTTTACCAAATATTACCTCCATTAAAGTTCTCTGAATCTCTCTATCAGCTGAAGTACCCTCAGAAAACCGACGACCACCTAAAATAATGATATGGAAACTTATGTGTTACTCTTCCTCTTTAAGcatcatttaagaaaacaatacgAAAACGTTAGTTCTAGGCTTTAAAGTATTAAGATGAAAAGTAATTAACAAAAATTATACTGATAAAATTAGAATTGATTTTGGTtatgtttctcattttctcaatGTTAAAGTTTATTAAGATTGGTTAaactttaagaattaaaaaaataacattcatcTTGCTACTTCACAGAAGTTGCAATTAGAGgtaaaaagagatggaaaagttttagatttaaaaaaattttcctaacactttcaagaaaagtttaaaataaattttaaaaagtgttattcTTACCAATAGCATCTATTTCATCCATAAAAATGATGCATGGCTGATGGTCCCTGGCATAATTAAACATTTCTCTGATCAAACGAGCACTTTCACCAATGTACTTGTCTACTATAGAACTAGATACAACCTGATTAAAGGAAAAACATTAAGATAAACATAAgacaattaaaatttaatttcaacaACTACACAAAGAATCTTCCCTTTACCTTTAAGAAATTGCAATCCAGCTGGCTAGCCACAGCTCGTGCCAAGAGTGTTTTTCCTGTACCTGGCAATgaaaaaagaagtaatttttGAAAAGCAATGTAAATTTGAGGGAAAGTAAGATaaattttcaaaagcttttaagaatGTAATCCTTTGAATAGTAAATTTTGCAAAAGGAGGCTACGTCCTGAatagaatttccatttgattcaaaacatcctaattttattttaagccaACCAAATACATAACTCTAGAAATATATCAAACCCTACTTACTAACAGCCTATGATGGAAACTTACACATTAAAATCCATTGGTCTATACTGCACACTGAGTGAATCTTTACTTATGATATTTACATATGACATTTCGGTATGATACTGTAACATTAAGTATTGGCTATTTGGAACTATTGATTCAGTGGATTATTAAAATCTTCTAAACACTGGCATTTTccaatatacaatattttaaaaatcacatttgctAATACCATAACCAATCTCACCCTGTCCTGTATTAACACATTGGAAAGTTGTCAAGCTCACAGTACCAGATATAAAGTTTTCAAAAACTCAAATTTTTGTGCGAAAGTTCCAATTTTATAAATGGTTACAGATGGAGTCAGTTGTTTAACATGATTGGctaacttcattcattttttaaaaaatatgtgcaaGGTTACCAATAACCAGTCTGATAATTAATTGTAAATTTTCCTTTCAAGTAAAATGGTACTCTGTGAAAAGCAGTGAATTTAGCAGACAACTGAATAACTGCACAAATGGTTTTCTTGGAGATATCTACCATATTAAGAATGCAACagaagtattttaaagtattttccatttcctcacaAAATACAAGACATTATTCGAGGATCAAAAGTTCATATTTTTACAAGTTTATCAAGgacattttaaagtgaaactgGCCTCTTTTCATACTGCACATGTTGAGTGGCCACAAAGACAGTGACTATTGTAATATTTTGTGCCATTGACTTAATTGATTCATGCTACATCATGAGCAGCCTTGCACCATCAGCACAGATGTTAGCTGCCTTTTTTAATGTGTTGACATCTTAGTATTACAAAAGTAAGTTCTGACCTGGCAGATGCCCTGAAAGCATCTCTGGGATACCCAGAGGTCTGTGAACCACACGGGACAACTGGCTAGAATCACACAGCATGTTAAGATATATACTTATGAAACATAAGACTAAGCAAGCCTAAGAAAATTTTAGACACACATCTCCAGTTGCCTCCTTACTCTGAACAGAATGAAGGCTGAAATGGTGACATTAAATATTTCCATCttattgttttattcattgattcataCTGAGATAGACGTAGCTTAATACCAACCTGGTGGTCCATATAACAAACAGCCTTTTGGAGGTATTATTCCTACACGCTGGAATAATTCTGGGTTTGTAAGAGGTAATTCTATTACCTAGAAAAGAAGTTGCAGGTTTCTTAAAGAGTTAACATTTTAAcgtactttcaaatattttaagtacAGTATGAGCTGTTACGTACACGCATAATTCATAATAGATCCAGAATTTGGTGCTATGTAAAACCATTTATATTAGAGGTCTTTTTTCAGGCAGATGTAAGATATCTCTTAAATCTAAagagcttaaaatattttaaaaattaattaaaaagcatgtggcagaaattccctggtggtccagtgcctaagacttcacactctcaatgcagaagactgggctggggaactagatcctgcatgctacaattAAGATGAggacagtcaaataaatacataaaaatactcattttttaaaaaaagcatgtgGTAATTTGTACTGCTTATTTAGCACACTTGTTAAAATAACCACACACTTGGCGGGCGTGATGGTTGCACAGGCATATAACCTGTCAAAACATActtgaactgtacatttaaaaacatgtacatttaaaatttcactgAATATAAATTATGCATCAACAAAAACATTATACTACAAAAAAATCAGTTAAGCAGAAAAACCCAAAAAGGTCCACACTTTTGCAtttgaatataacaaaaattattataaaatttccactaaaagaaatgttatttaaaattttcttaggtTGGCATTTTGTCATAGTAGTCTTAACAAAACCATAAATTCTGCTCTTAAtgttctagttcagttcagttgctcagctgtgtccaactttctgcgaccccatggactgcagcatgccaggcttccctgtccatcaccaactcctgtagcttgctcaaactcaagtccattgcattgttgatgccatccaaccatctcatcctctgtcatcctcttctcccactttcaatctttcccaacaccagggtcttttctagtgagtcagttcttcacattaggtggctaaagtatttgagtgtcagcttcagcttcagcttcagcccttccaatgaatattcaggactgatttcctttaggatggactggttggatctctttgcagtccaagggactctcaagagtcttctccaacaccacagttcaaaagcatcaattcttcagcactcagctttctttatagtctaactctcatatccatacatgactactggaaaaaccatagctttgaacagacagacctttcttggtaaaataatgtctctgctttttaataggcagtttaggttggtcatagcttttctttcaaggagcaaacgtcttttaatttcatggctgcagtgaccatctgcagtgattctggagcctaaaaaaatgaagtctgccactgtttacCAGTAACTTGAGAGAGAAACTTTTATTGAATAGTTGTGCACATAAGGTATGATTAAGACATACCAAAATTGTGGGCAATTAATATTCTCAACTGTCTGCAGATGGAAAAGGGGACTGCTTGTTCATGGTGTGTATGTTTAATATTCTCAACTGTCTGCAGTtgtccatggtgtgtgtgtgtgtgtaatttattCTCAACTGTCTGCCTATGTCCATGGTATGTGTATGTAACTAATATTCTCAACTGTCTGCAGATGGAAAAGGGGACTGCAtgttcatggtgtgtgtgtgtgtgtgtgtgtgtgtttaattaatATTCACAACTGTCTGCAGAtgtccatggtgtgtgtgtgtaattaatATTCTCAACTGTCTGCCAATCAAAAAGGGACTGCATGTCcgtggtgagtgtgtgtgtgtgtgtgtgagagagagagagagagaaagagggagattcTGCTCCTATGGCTAATGCAGCAAACCACTGTAAAAGATTTCACTGTTTCATGAAGCACCAGTTCTGTCTCTGCCCTTTCATTAACtactaagtgaaaataaaaggctTTATGTTTAAGCCAGTGCTTCCTCaagtatggttaaaaaaaaaataaaaaagcttggTTTCATAATCATCTGGAAtgcttgcttatttttgttttttaggccACACCATGAGGCACATGGTATCTTTGTTTCCCAACCAGGCCTGGGACCCAGGGTCCCAGCACGGGGAGtagaagagtcttaaccactggacagcaaTGCAAGTCCCCCAGAATGCTTGTTTAAATGCCAATTCCTGTGGATTCTACTGCTAATCCATTA
The Cervus canadensis isolate Bull #8, Minnesota chromosome 6, ASM1932006v1, whole genome shotgun sequence genome window above contains:
- the PSMC6 gene encoding 26S proteasome regulatory subunit 10B isoform X2; this encodes MAIPGIPYERRLLIMADPRDKALQDYRKKLLEHKEIDGRLKELREQLKELTKQYEKSENDLKALQSVGQIVGEVLKQLTEEKFIVKATNGPRYVVGCRRQVIELPLTNPELFQRVGIIPPKGCLLYGPPGTGKTLLARAVASQLDCNFLKVVSSSIVDKYIGESARLIREMFNYARDHQPCIIFMDEIDAIGGRRFSEGTSADREIQRTLMELLNQMDGFDTLHRVKMIMATNRPDTLDPALLRPGRLDRKIHIDLPNEQARLDILKIHAGPITKHGEIDYEAIVKLSDGFNGADLRNVCTEAGMFAIRADHDFVVQEDFMKAVRKVADSKKLESKLDYKPV